A part of Saccopteryx bilineata isolate mSacBil1 chromosome 10, mSacBil1_pri_phased_curated, whole genome shotgun sequence genomic DNA contains:
- the BTD gene encoding biotinidase: MSGASAPLAVFLCGCYAVALGVHTGERCAAEGDDTDYYVAAVYEHQLILSPNPLALPSRKQALELMNQNLDIYEQQVMAAAQKGVQIIVFPEDGIHGFNFTRTSIYPFLDFMPSPQLVRWNPCLEPHRFNDTEVLERLSCMAIKGDMFLVANLGTKQPCYSSDPGCPRDRRYQFNTNVIFSNNGTLVGRYRKHNLYFEAAFDTPLHVDYTVFDTPFAGKFGIFTCFDILFFQPAVGLLRDAEVKHIVYPAAWMNQLPLLAAIQIQSAFSIGFGVNLLAANIHHPSLGMTGSGIHTPLKSVWYHDTENFTGHLIIAQVAKNPQGLLSTENATDQTDPSHSKFLKILAGDPYCEKDSQEVHCDGATKWNMNAPPPFHSEMMYDNFTLVPVRGKEGYLQVCANGLCCYLLYQRPTLSKELYALGVFDGLHTVHGTYYVQVCALVKCGGLGFNSCGQEITEAAGMFEFHLWGNFSTSYIFPLLLTSGMTLETPDQLGWENENYFLRKSGLSSGLVTAALYGRLYERDNGK, from the exons ATGTCTGGAGCCAGCGCCCCGCTCGCTGTTTTCCTCTGCGGCTGTTACGCGGTGGCCCTGGGGGTCCACACTGGGGAGCGCTGCGCGGCGGAAGGGGACGACACTGACTATTACGTGGCGGCCGTGTACGAGCACCAGCTGATCTTGAGCCCGAACCCTCTGGCTCTCCCCAGCCGCAAGCAGGCCTTGGAGCTGATGAACCAGAACCTCGACATCTATGAACAGCAAGTGATGGCTGCAGCCCAAAAG GGTGTACAGATTATAGTGTTTCCAGAAGATGGCATTCATGGATTCAACTTTACAAGAACATCCATTTACCCATTTTTGGACTTCATGCCGTCTCCCCAGTTGGTCAGGTGGAACCCGTGCCTGGAGCCCCACCGATTCAATGACACAGAG GTTCTCGAGCGCCTGAGTTGTATGGCCATCAAGGGAGACATGTTCCTGGTGGCCAATCTCGGGACAAAGCAGCCTTGTTACAGCAGTGACCCGGGGTGCCCTAGGGACAGAAGGTACCAGTTTAACACGAACGTCATCTTCAGCAATAACGGAACCCTCGTGGGGCGCTACCGCAAACACAACCTCTACTTTGAGGCAGCTTTCGATACCCCTCTCCACGTGGATTACACTGTCTTCGATACCCCTTTTGCTGGCAAGTTCGGCATCTTCACTTGCTTTGACATCCTGTTCTTCCAGCCCGCCGTGGGGCTCCTCAGAGACGCCGAGGTGAAGCACATCGTGTATCCAGCCGCGTGGATGAACCAGCTCCCACTCCTGGCAGCGATTCAGATCCAGAGCGCTTTCTCCATCGGCTTTGGTGTCAACTTGCTGGCTGCTAACATCCATCACCCATCCTTGGGGATGACTGGAAGTGGCATACACACCCCTTTGAAGTCCGTTTGGTACCATGACACGGAAAACTTCACAGGTCACCTTATAATCGCCCAGGTAGCCAAAAATCCACAGGGCCTCCTCAGTACAGAGAATGCCACAGATCAAACGGACCCTTCtcatagtaaatttttaaaaatcttggcaGGAGATCCATACTGTGAGAAGGATTCTCAGGAAGTCCATTGTGACGGAGCCACCAAATGGAACATGAATGCTCCTCCCCCGTTTCACTCTGAGATGATGTACGACAACTTCACCCTGGTCCCGGTCCGGGGGAAGGAAGGCTATCTCCAAGTCTGTGCAAATGGCCTCTGCTGTTACTTACTCTACCAGAGGCCTACTTTGTCCAAAGAGCTGTACGCACTGGGGGTCTTTGATGGCCTTCACACCGTGCATGGCACTTACTATGTTCAAGTTTGTGCCCTGGTCAAGTGTGGGGGCCTTGGCTTTAACTCCTGTGGGCAGGAGATCACGGAGGCTGCAGGGATGTTTGAGTTTCACCTGTGGGGTAACTTCAGTACTTCTTACATCtttcccctgcttctcacctcgGGGATGACCCTGGAAACCCCTGACCAGCTCGGCTGGGAGAATGAGAACTATTTCCTGAGGAAAAGTGGACTGTCCTCTGGCCTGGTGACGGCAGCCCTCTATGGGCGGCTGTATGAGAGGGACAATGGGAAGTGA